Proteins from one Azospirillum brasilense genomic window:
- a CDS encoding chemotaxis protein CheW produces MDDRTGAGEATDVKDGIDWDTVRARLALQNREAEAAAAPGGAWADALLRRRAEDLALVPSADEADAAAEAEAPVALLVGRGADGSYGLDLRHLSRIVPLPRVARVPHAPPELLGLIAIDGRVMRLFDVDRLCGRNAVPAGGGFAVLLRGGERPVALRLRTVDTVMELDGTDAKAPPEAGSFVTAITRGRVAVLDVPAILETLRSMKEE; encoded by the coding sequence ATGGACGACCGGACCGGAGCCGGAGAGGCAACCGATGTGAAAGACGGCATCGACTGGGACACCGTCCGCGCGCGCCTGGCCCTTCAAAACCGGGAGGCGGAAGCCGCCGCGGCGCCGGGCGGCGCCTGGGCCGACGCGCTCCTGCGCCGCCGCGCCGAGGATCTGGCGCTCGTCCCATCCGCCGACGAGGCCGACGCCGCGGCGGAGGCCGAGGCGCCGGTCGCCCTGCTGGTCGGGCGCGGCGCCGACGGGTCGTACGGGCTGGACCTGCGCCATCTGTCCCGCATCGTTCCGCTGCCGCGGGTGGCCCGCGTGCCCCACGCGCCACCGGAGCTGCTGGGGCTGATCGCCATCGACGGGCGGGTGATGCGCCTGTTCGACGTGGACCGGCTGTGCGGGCGCAACGCCGTTCCCGCCGGCGGCGGCTTCGCCGTCCTGCTGCGCGGCGGGGAGCGGCCGGTGGCGCTGCGCCTGCGCACCGTGGACACGGTGATGGAACTGGATGGAACCGACGCGAAGGCGCCGCCGGAAGCCGGGTCCTTCGTCACCGCCATCACCCGGGGCCGCGTCGCCGTGCTGGACGTGCCGGCGATCCTGGAGACGCTGAGGAGCATGAAAGAAGAATGA